The region ccacaggtcgccacgagggacacagtctaATGCCTTCtacagatccacaaagcacatgtggactggttgggcaaactcccatgaaccctccagcaacctggcgagggtatagagatggtccagtgttccacgactgGGACGAAATCCGCATTGTTCCTTCTGAATctgaggttcgactatcggccaaattctcctctccagtaccctggcatagacttttccggggaggctgaggagtgtgatccccctgtagttggaacacatcCTCcagtcccccttcttaaacagagggaccaccacccctgtctgccagtccagaggcactgtccccagctgcCATgtgatgttgcagaggcgtgtcagccaagacagccccacaacatccagagacttgaggtactcagggcggatctcattcTAGACACATTCTAGACAGATTTTAAATAACtacaaatagaaatataatataaaatctttttaattttacattttcacttttACAAGTGATCAGTTGATCTTTAcctccgtccttatcctccttgacctttcagcagcgtttgatacggtcaaccataagactctcttagccaccctcaggagtcttgggatttgcggatcagcttgggaatggtttgcttcctacctggaaggacgctcatatcaggtaacatggaggggagtgacatctgctccacgcagactctccactggcgtcccacaaggctcagtacttggtcctcttcttttctccctgtatactcactctcttggggaagttatttcctcacatgggttctcttaccactgctatgctgatgatacacaacttatcttctctttcccacccgcagatgccacagcttctgaccggatctctgcatgtctggcagaaatttcatcatggatgactgctcatcagttaaagcttaatcctagcaaaactgagctgctcttcatcccaggtgattcatccccaggtcatgatcttgctatatccttgcacaacgatctgatctccccttcagccacagctcgcaaccttggggtaaccatggacaatcaactgtccttttcctctcatgttgctaatgtgactcgctcatgtcggtttcttctttacaacattagaaggattcggccatttctgtccacacaggctgctcaggtacttgttcagtctcttgtcatttctagactggattactgcaatgcactgctggcaggtctacctatgaacacaatccgtcctctgcaaatgatccaaaatgcagctgcccggcttgttttcaacctgccaaagttctcgcacaccaccccgctgctgcgatccctccactggcttccggtagctgcacgcatcagattcaaaacactgatgctggcctacaaagccaaaaatggaccagctccctcttacctcaaagccctcatcactcctcgcactgcaccccgcaccctccgatctaccagcactgctcgactggttccaccatctctcagggtaagaggcaagtatactacaagactcttctctgtactggcaccaaggtggtggaatgaacttcccctagaggtccggacagctgagtcactggctattttcaagcggcggttgaagacctacttattcaggaaacacttcaactagcacttctttccttatcttttgcatatttaaaaaaaaaaaaaaaaaaaaaaaaaacctttgacacttacaatttcattgtaactttgaacaaatgttttaaactcatggtatcttaagtatgtaacttagtgagccagcattaatgtattcaatgttagagatttaagcacttatgtacgtcgctctggataagggcgtctgctaaatgctgtaaatgtaaatgtaaatgtacctgCATGTGTGTTATATTTAAGCTGTATAATATCACTCATGGTGTACAGTCATGTATGCAGTAAACATTACAGTGGATCTGATTGTGTGGATATTCATCTGAACACATTTAGTGATACAACACACTGTGTAACCTTGTTGGATCTTCTGTCTCTTATGATTTCAGtccatttattgttatattggaaataaataactattcaagtaacaaacaaaagtaataaaGCTAATTGTTTAATGATCTAGAGCTTGTTTCTGTTGACATTATTAATTGAAGAACTCGAGATctttcacctccacaccatgtcttcatggagctgctttgtgcacagggacattgacATGATGGAGCAGGGTTTGGACTTTTAGTTCTACTGAAGGAAACTGTAAATATGACGAATCTCCTCAATGTCGGcaaaacaaaggagctcatagtggacttcagcacaaagcaggagaggAAATACCAACCACTAACGATCAAcaggaccccagtggagagagtgaaCAGTTTCTGGTACCCTGCTGTCCACATCTTTCAGGATCTGtcatggtcctgtcacatcaacactctGGTAAAGACGGCTCAGCAGCATCTTTACCACCTcagacgcttaagggacttcaaactgCCCCCTAAGGTGCTAAGAACTTTCTACACTTtcaccattgagagcatcctgcctggaagcatcacagcctggtttgggaacagcactAAGCAGGACAGACAAGTGGTGTGATCAGCTAAACTTACCATCCGCATTGAGATCCCTGACCTGGAGACAGAAGTTTTGAGAATGTAAGGTAACTAATGAAttatacattttgttattaaaaaaaaaacattcaacatcaACATCCTTCTGGATCATGGAGCACACTGTTATCATACTTTAACATAATGCCACCTCCCATCTTTCTCCTCCTCATCTTTTTCCCCTCATAATTCcccagttccttttttttttcagttttcttgTGGGTTGTCTGTCTGGGCCAATTCTACAAACAGGGAAGTGACCCTCTGCACAGTCAGGACTTTCTCAGAAAAATATACAACTCAGATAGTGCATACATATCACTTTCCCATTTTTGACCGTCAgctatacgtgtgtgtgtacacgcatCATAGTAGAAATAAAATCGTCTCATCAGAAGCACACGAGTTGTCAGCAGGCAAGCCGCAGTCAATCACTTTGGGATATGACCATGCAGTTGGGCTGCAATTCTTACTTTAGGCTTTGGAAAGATTGCTGATCAACGTTGTCAACACTCTTCTGAGAGACATGCTTTGTGTCTTCGTAATTTGTCACAGCTTCGGCTTTTCTTCTGAAGGCAGCTGAAGTTCAGTCTATTTCTTCAAATGACCAGCATGTTTCCTCTATAAAATACAGGACATTACTTaagtttaataaacatgttaacACACGTGTTAAACGTAACATATCATGGTGATTtaggttcattttatttttattacacactatTGACTGAAATGTTAAATACTCCCTGTCTAATTGGGACTGGCCTGACACGAATCCACTGACTTAGCAAGAGGTTTCTACAGTTTCTGTAGCTGTACTTGCCCTGAAGGTACATCTATGGGTGCTGTGGTGTGGAATCAGTGTCTGCTGTAACTTTAGCTAAGACAATCACTACATAACATCACTCGTCTACCAGACACGTGAATTGTGAAAACCACCACTAAATTCTGTTGGATGTGACTGACAATGTAAGTGTACCTTTAGTGCTCCAGTATTCTGTGATTGGTTTTTATCCTGTGTGATAAAATGGCCTTTGACTTAGCACTTTATAGGaaactaaataaacacattctctAAAGTAATGAGTAGCAGAACCTTTATGATAATGTCATGAAGTCAAAGTAATAAGTTTCCaagaaaaataatattcaaGTAAAGTATAAATACTCAACAGCTGCACTGAAGTAAAATGACATTACTGTTCATGTCTGGCTAAGAATGAACAACACTAGACATTTATAAACTCTTATCTGTAGACGAGTCTCAGCAGGTGTTTACCAGAATGTGAGCAGTGCAGGGAGGAGCACAAACCACAAGCACTTTATAAATACAAACCCTCAGtcttacttttattttcatctcatCACATCATTGAGTGATTTAAACTTCACTAACAGGTGagtgtgtagagtttacaatctaatatattttaatttcaccTGCTTACATTTTACTCTCATTACATTTAAGATTAAAACACCTAAATCACACCAGTTtcatgtgtgtacaatatgtgtaTCAGGAAGGTCAAGGCTAAGAGCGgaatccaaacaaacaaaaaaaaacaacaaatattttacaaattttataATTGCAgtaggcacggtggcttagtggttagcatgttcgcctcacacctccagggttgggggtttgattcccgcctccgccttgtgtgtgtggagtttgcatgttctccccgtgcctcgggggtttcctccgggtactccggtttcctcccccggtccaaagacatgcatggtaggttgattggcatctctgggaaattgtctgtagtgtgtgagtgaatgagtgtgtgtgtgtgccctgcgatgggttggcactccgcccagggtgtatcctgcctcgatgcccgatgccgcctgagaagttcggataagcgctagaaaatgaatgaaggaatgaatgaatgaatgaataattgcaGTAGAACTATAAtagttttatgtcttttttttgtttttttacacaggaATAAAAACTGGTAGCGATGAGACGAaaagacacatactgtacagtaacaaAAAGACGTActaatatctgtgtgtataagaACATTATCTcacaaagacagtgcagataAACACTAtagaaaagaggaaagaaaaaaatttttgtATTCATGTGTGTACTAATCGAGATAAAGTGGACCTTTAACTTTACTTAAAACTCTCTTTACAATTTCTTTTCAATCCTCTCGCAGATATGGAGTGTTTTATGTGGACAATATTAAAAAGGAATGACAAATTATGGCAAATGATATTTGCAATTGCATTTCTTACTTGTTTTTGTAAAAACCGTGACATTAACACGGTTAATTAACAGCCATAACTAACACACCCTACAGCATACTTTCACAATATGGTATGCTACACACTGCACCTTAACTTCGGACTAtccatactggactatacagtacatacacactgtattatacacactggactatacatacacactgcattatacacactggactatacatacacactgcattatacacactggactatacatacacactgcattatacacactagactatacatacacactgcatttatacacactggactatacatacacactgcattatacacactggactatacatacacactgcattatacacactggactatacatacacactgcattatacacactggactatacatacacactgcattatacacactggactatacatacacactgcattatacacactggactatacatacacactgcattatacacactggactatacataaacactgcattatacacactggactatacatacacactgcatttatacacactagactatacatacacactgcatttatacacactggactatacatacacactgcatttatacacactagACTatacactgcattatacacactggactatacatacacactgcattatacacactggactatacatacacactgcattatacacactggattatacatacacactgcattattcacactggactatacaaacacactgcatttaatgcCATAATCCATCTGTTACCACTAGATACCATCCGATGCACATCCATGTCActtctgtacctgtacaatctGTTTTGCaccttatagtattttatatataatatatttacatatatttacacatatacatatataagtacatattgcatataatgtgtagtgctactgtaaggatgcccaatagtacactgtgtttaCTGACACGTATGAGCATACTGCACATGTTCATTTGCTGATTCCATTATCTGgttgttaattgtacatattgtacacacattgtaccgactatatgtatgagcatactGCACATTTCACCTGTTGATTTCATTGTTTGTTAATCGTACacattgtacacacatattgcactgactatatgtatgagcaaattgcacattttcacatgtcaaCTCATTATCTATATCTTTATCTGTACAactgttctgcaatttctggagtttgctcctaagaatttcattcaccaaggcacatgtgctgtggtgatgtgacaataaaagtgacttgacttgaattatGTCACTGTTTTTACAACAACATGTAGGAAACACAATTGCAAATATCATTTGCTATAATTTGCCATTTTTAATACTGACCACACAAAACACTCCAGCTCTGAGTGTGGAGCATTTTGTGTGGACAATATTCTGTAATTTAAACCATGACtgagtaaatgaacacaaaacagtgtGTTATAATTTTACTGAATCtctaataaaaatctgtttcctttttttttacaaacacagaaaaatggCTTCAACCACAAACTCTAAtctacattataatattattctgCTTGGAAAAACAGGATCAGGAAAAAGTGCTTCAGGAAATACCATAGTGGgagaaaacatgtttatttccaATAAGACATTTAAAACTCAGGAGGTTCAGAGGGAGAGAGTCGTCTTTAATGGTGTGACTCTTGATGTCTACGACACACCAGGACTCTTTAATACAGAAACAACCAATGACGAGGTTTTATATCAATGGAAGCCTCTGCTTCATCTAGATGAAAGAACCTGCACTGTGATTCTGTTGGTGATGAAAGTAGACAGATTTACTCAAGAAGATAATAAAGCTATTCTTCTGATGGAGGACTTTATACCAGAAAGATTTATCCAGAACACATGGATCCTCTTCACCAGAGGAGATGAGCTGGAGCGAGAAGGTCTCACTATAGAGGAGTTTATAGAAGACACAGAAGAACCGAAGAAACTGGTGCAGAAGTTTCAGAACAGATATCATGTCTTTAACAACGTCTCACAAAGTTCAAACCAAGTCCAAAtgttaataactaaaataaaacagactgcACAGATCATCTGTAAGTACATCTTATATTTAAGCATTTCACAACACAGACAATTTATAATAAACCATGAAActgatctttttctttttaaatccatATTTAGGTTCAGAGTTAAGACTAACAGACCCTGAAGATCATCTACACAGGAGGATTGTGCTGGTGGGGAAGACTGGTGTTGGGAAAAGCGCTACAAGAAACACCATCCTGAGAGGGACAAGGTTCAGATCTGAGTCTGGTTCAACATCAGTAACATCATCCAGTGAAATACAAAAGGAGGTAGTTTTAGGGAGGAAAGTGTCTGTGATCGACACACCAGGGTTATTCGACACAACACAATCCCGTGAGAGGTTAGCTGAGGAGATCGGGTGGAGTATTTACCTGTCCAGTCCTGGACCTCATGCTCTCCTTTACATCCTGCCCATTAATACGAGATTCACAGAACAGGAGGAAGATGTTCTACAGAAAGTAGAGATGATTTTCGGAAGTGAgatgaaaaaatacacaatgatTCTCTTCACCCATGTGGATCAGTTAGAGGGTAAATCTGTGGATGAGGTGATTCAGGAGAACAGATTTCTCAGAAGAGTAATTAATCAGTGTGGAGGTGGATATCACATCttcaacaataaaacattcagaaacAGATCACAGGTCAGTGAGCTGCTGGAGAAGATAGACAGAATGTTGGAGAAGAACGGAGGAACCTGTTACTCCAATCAGATGTATGAGGAAGCGGCAAGAATTAGGAGAAATGACAAGAAGGGAGAAACTGAAGGTTTTAAAGAGTTTTACAAAAGTTACAAATCTACTTTGCTTATTGCTGCAGGTATTGGATGTGTAGGTGGAGCTCTGACTGGAGCTACAATAGGAGCTATAGTTGGTTCTGTTGCAGGTCCTGTAGGTACAGTTATTGGAGCAGGTGTTGGAGCATATATTGGAGCTTATATTGGAGCAGGTGTTGGTCTAGTAACTGGTGCAGTCACTGGTGCAGCTACAGgctttttcaaatttaaaaaatcataaagaTAATAATCCAGGAAGTGaaaagacacagtgagagaatgCACCAGATGATGATGGTGGAATTGAATCACCTGATATGGAGCTCCAGTCCGTTGAAGAAGACTCTTGCTTGATCCCTAAATCTAATATCAGGCAACGGTCAAGAGAAAGACCTcaaaattaattgaattaaattttcaCATGTGAAATAGTCCAATCTCATGGTGTGCAGTCATGTATGCAGTAAACATTACAGTGGATCTGATTGTGTGGATATTCAtctgaacacaacacatttaGTGATAAAACACACTGTGTAACCTTGTTAGATCATCTGTCTCTCATGATTTCAGTccatttattgttgtatttgaAAGAAATAACTATTCATGTAacaaacaaaagtaataaaGCTAATTGTTTAATGATCTAGAGCTTGTTTCTGTTCACATtattaattgtgtgttttattgtttctctACATTTTGATTTAATTTCTCATGATtaattctttgttattttgaatCTGGACTAA is a window of Tachysurus vachellii isolate PV-2020 chromosome 3, HZAU_Pvac_v1, whole genome shotgun sequence DNA encoding:
- the LOC132842485 gene encoding GTPase IMAP family member 8, which gives rise to MASTTNSNLHYNIILLGKTGSGKSASGNTIVGENMFISNKTFKTQEVQRERVVFNGVTLDVYDTPGLFNTETTNDEVLYQWKPLLHLDERTCTVILLVMKVDRFTQEDNKAILLMEDFIPERFIQNTWILFTRGDELEREGLTIEEFIEDTEEPKKLVQKFQNRYHVFNNVSQSSNQVQMLITKIKQTAQIICSELRLTDPEDHLHRRIVLVGKTGVGKSATRNTILRGTRFRSESGSTSVTSSSEIQKEVVLGRKVSVIDTPGLFDTTQSRERLAEEIGWSIYLSSPGPHALLYILPINTRFTEQEEDVLQKVEMIFGSEMKKYTMILFTHVDQLEGKSVDEVIQENRFLRRVINQCGGGYHIFNNKTFRNRSQVSELLEKIDRMLEKNGGTCYSNQMYEEAARIRRNDKKGETEGFKEFYKSYKSTLLIAAGIGCVGGALTGATIGAIVGSVAGPVGTVIGAGVGAYIGAYIGAGVGLVTGAVTGAATGFFKFKKS